A single Corynebacterium stationis DNA region contains:
- a CDS encoding universal stress protein, which yields MPLNSDNRAFRILISWTPASGGTEPIEYAAWLARTTKIEVRVVSAFVQPWHEVSMQKLGGKYHKWFAQEAKACKQAVKSTLQAAGIARDQWNKDYSVLMDGPSKPQLLTQAAEDFEADLVLLGTNQGAAKGRFVAGSTADSLLHYSPIPVGLTPRAVKLSKHGVTRLNFAMTEEQGSNDLPALLDAAQLAAQWKVPLRIVVFSSHGLVAAPIHDKLDVALELTSQWREHSLGRLDIAREKVGEQFPDLEIRTEIGSGKGWRAAVDSLKWKKGDLICLGSTPMGAIERVFIGSRATELLPHLSVPIIVWPSRKPS from the coding sequence TCGCATCCTTATTTCTTGGACGCCGGCTTCCGGCGGCACTGAACCGATCGAGTATGCCGCTTGGCTTGCTCGCACCACAAAAATTGAGGTTCGGGTAGTTTCCGCCTTCGTCCAACCCTGGCATGAAGTTTCCATGCAGAAATTGGGCGGAAAGTACCATAAATGGTTTGCCCAGGAAGCTAAGGCCTGCAAGCAAGCGGTCAAAAGTACTTTGCAGGCAGCAGGGATTGCCCGCGATCAGTGGAACAAGGACTATTCCGTGCTCATGGATGGTCCTTCCAAGCCGCAGCTTTTAACCCAAGCTGCTGAGGACTTTGAGGCCGACTTGGTGCTCTTAGGAACAAACCAAGGTGCAGCGAAAGGTCGCTTCGTGGCGGGTTCGACCGCCGATAGCCTTTTGCACTACTCGCCTATTCCCGTAGGCCTTACCCCGCGCGCGGTGAAACTATCCAAACATGGTGTCACTCGTTTGAATTTTGCGATGACTGAGGAGCAAGGCAGCAATGATTTGCCCGCGCTTCTCGATGCCGCCCAGCTCGCCGCCCAGTGGAAAGTTCCCCTGCGCATCGTCGTCTTTTCTTCGCATGGACTAGTTGCCGCACCTATTCACGACAAGCTCGACGTTGCTTTAGAACTGACTTCGCAGTGGCGCGAGCATTCCTTAGGGCGCCTCGATATCGCGCGCGAGAAGGTGGGCGAACAATTTCCCGATCTAGAAATCCGTACTGAGATTGGTTCTGGGAAGGGATGGCGCGCAGCAGTCGACTCTTTGAAGTGGAAGAAGGGCGATTTAATCTGCTTGGGCTCTACTCCGATGGGCGCTATCGAACGCGTATTTATTGGTTCCCGCGCCACGGAATTGCTGCCGCATCTTTCGGTACCGATTATCGTATGGCCTTCGCGGAAACCAAGCTAG
- a CDS encoding rhodanese-related sulfurtransferase encodes MSIGKILLYYSFTPLKDPEAIMLWQRDLCESLGLKGRILISEHGINGTVGGDMEACKKYVRKTREYPGFKKMAFKWSDGDAEDFPRLSVKVRDEIVAFGAPGELKVDEDGVIGGGVHLKPEEVNELVEKHGDDVVFFDGRNAMEAEIGKFKNAVVPDVKTTHDFIKEIESGKYDWMKDRPIVSYCTGGIRCEILSVLMKNRGFKDVYQIDGGIVRYGEKYGNEGLWEGSMYVFDKRMHHEFGAGVKDPGFIQLGHCVQCGAGTNTFVNCVNEDTCRQQVLLCDDCAAHTATANCGRKDCQQVAAELAAAETGAEAGTETD; translated from the coding sequence GTGAGCATCGGCAAAATTCTTCTCTACTACAGCTTTACCCCTCTCAAAGACCCAGAGGCCATCATGTTGTGGCAACGCGACCTCTGCGAATCCTTGGGTCTGAAGGGGCGTATTTTGATCTCCGAACACGGTATTAACGGCACCGTGGGCGGAGACATGGAAGCGTGCAAAAAATACGTACGCAAAACCAGGGAATACCCAGGCTTTAAGAAGATGGCCTTCAAATGGTCCGACGGCGATGCCGAAGACTTCCCGCGTCTGTCGGTCAAAGTCCGCGACGAAATCGTTGCCTTTGGCGCGCCGGGTGAGCTGAAAGTCGATGAAGACGGTGTCATTGGCGGCGGTGTGCACCTCAAGCCAGAAGAGGTCAACGAGCTTGTTGAAAAGCATGGTGATGACGTGGTCTTCTTCGATGGCCGTAACGCGATGGAAGCCGAAATCGGCAAGTTCAAAAATGCCGTGGTGCCCGATGTGAAAACCACGCACGATTTCATCAAAGAAATCGAATCCGGCAAATATGACTGGATGAAAGACCGCCCGATTGTCTCCTACTGCACCGGCGGTATTCGCTGCGAGATTCTATCCGTGCTGATGAAAAACCGCGGCTTCAAAGACGTCTACCAAATCGACGGCGGTATCGTGCGCTACGGCGAAAAGTACGGCAACGAGGGCCTGTGGGAAGGCTCCATGTACGTCTTTGACAAGCGCATGCACCACGAATTTGGTGCTGGCGTCAAGGACCCCGGATTCATTCAGCTGGGCCACTGCGTGCAATGCGGTGCCGGTACCAATACCTTCGTCAACTGCGTTAACGAAGATACCTGCCGCCAGCAGGTGCTGCTGTGTGATGACTGCGCTGCGCACACCGCGACCGCCAATTGCGGCCGCAAGGACTGCCAACAAGTAGCAGCGGAGCTTGCCGCTGCCGAAACTGGCGCCGAAGCGGGCACTGAAACTGACTAG